The Corvus hawaiiensis isolate bCorHaw1 chromosome 2, bCorHaw1.pri.cur, whole genome shotgun sequence genome includes a window with the following:
- the MRPL51 gene encoding 39S ribosomal protein L51, mitochondrial — MAAAAATLLLRAAGRALLGRAAPLPRAERGISDCGGARWAPVRPGLPVPLSSPLAGLTRPIRIKEPPKRKPVDRWTKKRALFGVYDNVGILGGFQIHPKNLIMGPTWLRGWRGNELQRCLRKKQMVGDRMFAEDYHKLNKRIRYLYRRFNRTGKHR, encoded by the exons atggcggcggcagcggcaaCGCTgctgctgcgggcggcgggCCGAGCCTTGCTGGGCCGTGCCGCTCCCCTGCCCCGCGCCGAGCGGGGCATTAGCGACTGCGGCGGGGCGCGCTGGGCGCCTGTGCGGCCCGGCCTCCCCGTGCCGCTCTCCTCGCCCTTGGCAGGGCTCACCCGGCCCATCCGCATCAAGGAACCGCCCAAGCGCAAGCCGGTGGATCGGTGGACGAAGAAGCGGGCCTTATTCGGGGTGTATGATAACGTGGGGATCCTCG GCGGCTTCCAGATCCACCCGAAGAATCTCATCATGGGACCCACTTGGCTGCGAGGCTGGCGGGGGAACGAGCTGCAGAGGTGCCTCCGCAAGAAGCAGATGGTGGGCGATCGGATGTTTGCAGAGGACTATCACAAACTGAACAAGAGGATCCGGTACTTGTACAGGCGCTTCAATCGCACCGGAAAGCACCGCTAG